One segment of Niveibacterium microcysteis DNA contains the following:
- the pilW gene encoding type IV pilus biogenesis/stability protein PilW, with protein MARSLMLVLATAAAVSACSTPSSQGGAGVADRPSTDQPVTTEARKRSRAHVELGNEYVKAGRLGVAMEEARIAVQEDPSYAAAHHLQALVHMYLDEQKAAQSEFERALSLAPGDPEINNSFGWFLCNGGQEQRGLELLAKAAQNPYYETPTRPYTNSGLCYLKLKNEDAARGQFARALALDPNNATALFNLANIAYRKGEMQKARDLVADLNRVGEPTAASVWLGLRVERKLGNREAEAAYTAQLRRRFTSSQEYQDYLQERFD; from the coding sequence GTGGCTCGTTCGCTCATGCTTGTGCTCGCGACTGCGGCGGCAGTATCCGCCTGCAGTACCCCTTCGTCGCAAGGCGGAGCCGGCGTTGCTGACCGACCCTCGACCGATCAGCCGGTCACCACCGAGGCGCGAAAACGCTCGCGGGCCCACGTCGAGTTGGGCAATGAGTATGTCAAGGCCGGCCGCCTTGGCGTTGCGATGGAGGAGGCGCGGATTGCGGTCCAGGAGGACCCGAGCTACGCCGCTGCGCATCATCTGCAGGCGCTGGTGCATATGTACCTGGATGAGCAGAAAGCCGCGCAGTCGGAGTTTGAGCGCGCCCTGTCGCTGGCGCCCGGTGATCCCGAAATCAACAACAGCTTCGGCTGGTTCCTGTGCAACGGTGGACAGGAGCAGCGCGGTCTTGAGTTGCTCGCGAAGGCAGCCCAGAACCCGTACTACGAAACCCCGACCCGCCCGTACACCAATTCGGGCCTGTGTTACCTGAAGCTCAAGAACGAGGATGCGGCCCGCGGGCAGTTCGCTCGCGCCTTGGCGCTCGACCCGAATAACGCAACCGCGCTCTTCAACCTTGCGAACATCGCATACCGCAAAGGCGAGATGCAGAAGGCGCGCGACCTTGTGGCCGACCTGAACCGTGTAGGCGAACCAACCGCGGCCTCAGTCTGGCTGGGTTTGCGTGTTGAGCGGAAGCTGGGCAACCGGGAGGCCGAAGCCGCTTACACCGCGCAGCTGCGCCGCCGCTTCACCAGTTCGCAGGAATATCAGGACTATTTGCAGGAGCGCTTTGATTGA